The genomic window GACAAACCCGTGGCCCCAAAGTTCCCCTGCTAAGAGATCTGGGAGAGATCCTGCAGGGCCCTCCCGAACTGGGAGACTCCAGGAACAGTTTGTCCTCCTAACTCTAAACCCTGACTTCTTTTTAAACAAGCCACATAAATCTTCTCCCTGAAACTGTTAGGAGGTTCCGAGAATCTTGTCAGCCCCTCCCTGAGGATTAGAGGAGAAAACATCCCTGAATGCTACTCTCCTTGGAAGACTGATCTGACCCCTTtgttccctccccacaccccttCCTAGGCTGAATCAGTCCCTCAATATCCGAggtgaggggatctctgaagatGTGTTCTCTGGGGCGTTACTACGTGCTGTGGGGCTCTGGCCAGGGGCCAAGTTGCTGGATTTCTGCTGTGCAGAGAGTGGCATTTTGGGTAAGACATTTTTCTACTCCCTCTACTCCCTCTGCTAGGGTCATGCTATCCAGTCCCCTGCCTTTAAATAGGTGTATTTTTACCACCATTCTGCCCTCACTTCCCACTGCCCAGAGTCTCTCCAAGTTTCCAGGCAGATAGCAGTTCCTCATCTCTTGATAGAAATCCTCTCCACAATAGTATCTTCATTCATTCTGAAGTGttgtttcccttcctttttccttctcttatgaAATAGCAATCTTCTGTTCTCCATTTACAAGTCCAGATGTACCCCCACACTCCCCCCAAATGCCTGTCACTTTTCTCCATGTACCCCAAAATGAGAACTAATGGGAGGTAAGAACCCATCCAGGATTCCCTCAAATAAAGTGTGGAAACTTCCCTTAGGCTCCTTCTCTGATGGCTCTGCCCCCCACTATGAAGTATTTGTAGAACTGAGAGGAGTAAGAGGCTTGTCTGAGGACCATCGCTACAAGGTAAGGGAGTAAAGAAAAAGGGGTTTTAGCTACCCCACTCCAGATCTGACTGTCCAGATGattgggagggagaaagagaaacttATCCAGGGAAGAAAACAGAGGAAATtgagatgagaaagaggagagaaccTAAGGTCCTTTTTAGCTATGATAAATCCATGATCTATACTCTGGATTAAGCTTTATCTGTCCTTTCTATTCCCAGCTGGATCACTGCCTCCAGGAAGCCTCCTCCACCTACAAGTCTCTCCGTTTCCGAGGAAGTATTGGACCAGCTCAAGTCCACCTGGTGGGCCAAGGAGGCTTTAGTGAACTTCGagctctcctctcctcctctccttcattgatgcccttttcctcctttcctccagaGATGCCCCGGATCCTGAGACATAAAAGCCTAATCCAGTTTCTGCTGAGGAGGGTAGTGTCTTGAGTGTTATTAGGTCCCCACTTCCATCACAGTATATCTCTCTTATATGTCTCTGTGGAAACCCATAGTCCAGGGGGATCTCTCAATCTAGTACCTCTGTGCTCTCtcagagtggggaaaaaaaggctCACTTGGGAACCCTTGTGGCCAGTTTTCCTGCCTCCTATCCAGCTTAAATAATGCTAATTTCAGCTGCCAGGCAGTGAAGGACTGTTAATGGGGGGGGAGGTAGTGTTATTGGAGGTGAGGGCCCTAGTAGATGAGGGACAtagttctttttccttcccctaaTAGAACAAGTATAGGTGACTGTCTTGTTGTCTCTTCTGTCCCCATGCATAACCgatgaattgatttttaaacataGGGACTAGGACAAGGATAGACATTAGGCctctgatttcattaatatagggaaTTTTCTGAAAGAGGAAACTCTACCAATGCCAGTCAGCATCAGAAacattctctacttttttttttttggcatggcaaatggggttaagtggcttgcccaaggccacacagctaggtaatcattaagtgtctgaggctggatttgaattcaggtactactgactccagggccagtgctctatccactgcgctacctagctgccctgcatttTCTGCTTCTAAGAGCACTAAAAGGTGTTggcttttccagggtcacacaccccatgtgtgtctgaggctggtctTGAACCAAGGCCAACTGTCTGTGTGCCATACTGCTTgtctattcattttttcaattcattttttttggtttttgcaaggcaatggggttaagtgacttgcccaaggtcacacagctaggaaattattaagtgtctgaggctggatttgaactcaggtcttcctgactccagggtgaccTAGCTAACTCCTCTCTATCCATGTCTAAGAGATATGGtgtaaaatagaaaataggaaGGGTGATTGGTGAGTCATGCCCCTGAACAAGTAAGAAGCCTCTAAACTAGAAAGGGAACACTCTGTCCTCTCCTCCTTCACCCTCATTGACTTAACCTTAATTTAATAGTAGCATTATCTCAGTTACCCAGTCCCTGTTTCTCAAGAGGTTGTACTGATACTGGCCAGGGAAGGGGTATCAGGTGGGGGAAACCTTGTCAGAGACAGTATATTCTGAGCTCTGTTGCAAGCACAGTTTTTTGGAATGTTAGAACTAAAAGGAAgtctcagaaatcatctaaacTAATGTCCTTGtattagagaaaaggaaactgaggacaagcCAAGAGCTAAACTCTGCTGTACATAGTGCCAATGtattattctttatttccatttcactcCACTATTATTCCTTCTACCTTGGTGTTATGCTAGAAATGGGGGAGAAGTGGGGTCAATAATATTAAAAGGGAATAGGAAACCTAAGCAGTTGCTGAACCTAGCCCATGAAATAGTGGCCTCTGCCTCCAAAGAAACCTATCAACAAGCCAGGTCACAATAAACTAAGATGATTATGTATAATGGTTCTATGTCTCAGGGGTGGGATGaaagggtaaaagagaaatatttatgaaactaGGAGAGAAgtgaacttaaaaaaaggaagatgagggcaaataaaagcattttttttcctctgagaaatAACTCTTTGGAGCCTtggaaagacaaagaaatgagaataaagagAGTTGCTAACAATTCATCCTTTTCCCTCGCTACATATGATTTATGTACCATGTCTAGGACAAGATGCAGTATCTGGGCCCCCCCCCCTCATTTTCACCCTATCCTTTAATTAGTCTAACGACCCTCATTTCCCCTCTGGCTCAGTCTCATTGTCCCCAGTCAGAGCTGGAGCTGCTTTTGTGTTCTCGGATTCCTGGGTCTGCAATTGCCTTATTAATGCCCAGCGACTGCTTCATCTCCAGGGAGCTTTCCATCTTCTCCAGGGGAAGGTCAGAGGCCCCATCACCCAAACACCGTCTCCAAAGTTGTCACCTCATTCATTCTTCCAACCCAGCCTGGAGACAAGCCCCCCCCCAAGATGGTATTCTTAGTTCTGGCTTTGTCTGATCGGAGGGATGTGCGTAGATGCCCATCCCTCCCCCTTCAAGCCATGGTCACTATAAGCCTCAAGTTGAGAGCTGCCCAGTCACTGCCACCCAGTCACTGCTGCCCAGCATCTGCTTGGCTCTCTGCACCCTCTGACTGGACAGCCTGACATGCTTCTGGCTTCCACTTATTCCAGAGCTTCTGGCACCATGGATCCAACCACTCCAAAGGTAAAGGCCTCAGGGATCAAGGAAGCAGGGAATAGGAGATGTAGGTAGGGGAAGTGATCTCTCAGGCTGCAAACAGTTTTATTAGCTCAATTTGGAGTGGGAGAGCCTCAACTGATCTTAATGAGGAGTTAGGAGTCCCCATTTTAGGTCCATGGTTCAGTTTCTTGTTGTGGACCATGAGACAGGCAACTGGAAAGTGAGCAGTGGGTGAGCCTATTATCCTAACTCTCCCACAGGAGAGgcaatagaaatgaaaaggacTCATCCTTAGCATCCTGACTTTTCTCTTATTTGCTTATGAACTTGAAAACATTCTATGCATGCcagcatggtggggggggggagttggagGAATAGGGTGTAGTGAGACAgaccagatgagaaaacaagcaCAGGAAAGACTAATAGGTTTGATTGTGGTGGACATTGGGGTGGAGAGAAGATGGGAGTCTTGGCTAGATAGATATCCATCCATAGGAAATGTGGAATCCCCTAAACCCATTTTATGGTCAGATCTAATTCATTTCCATCTCCTTGTCCTTTTGTATTTAGAGTGGAGGTGATAAGACCTCCCAAGGGTGGGAGGAAGTTTAAATGATCCATTTTCTTGATCCCCTAGGGCAGTATAGAAAGTTAGGCTTTAAGTGATTTCATCTTCTttaaactcttagttttattggaattggaatttctggCCAACAATTTCATAGGGATGGGAGATTTAAAAGTGCTGGCATGGGGAGAGGGGTGCGGGGTGGAGGGAGGCTTGCCCCTTCCTGTACAGAGCCCACCTCTCTCCTCACCCTTCCCATCTAGGCTCCTTGGGCCACGGTGACGCTGCTGCTCCTCTTGCTGGTGCTTCCGGCGATGCTACCTGCTCGAGCAACTGCCCAGCCCATGCCCAACTGCTGCCGACAGAAAACTTGCTCCTGTCGTCTCTACGACCTGCTACATGGAGCCGGCAACCACGCAGCGGGCATCCTCACCTTGGGGAAACGGAGGGCGGGCCTATCTGGGCTCCAGGGACGACTCCAGAGGCTCCTGCAAGCCAGTGGCAACCATGCAGCAGGCATCCTCACAGTGGGGCGTCGTGCTGGCGCAAGTGGAGAACCCCTCCCCGGTCCCTCCGGAGCCCCGGGCTACAGCAGCTGTTCCCGGGTCTCTGGCACCTTGTCCTGCATTGGGCATCTGTGTACCGACAGCCCCGCAGCACAGAACCCTGTCCAGAGCTGGCAAGGGTAGTGAGCCACAGAGGCGCCTGTCTACCAATAGCCACTCCCCCAACAACTGGGCTTTCAAAGCCTTGGGGCACCACTGGACTCCCAAGACTGGCTGTTCAGTGATTTAGTTGTCTGGGCAAAGGCTGGGGAGGGATTAGCGGGGTAGGAACTTCTTAATTTCCATGTATTCGGGGTGTCCCCAAATAAGGGGATGGGAGAAACAGGTGggttctttccctcctctcagtCTGTGCTCCACCCGGAGAACTGGGGGAATAAAGATGATTCACGTTGAATGTGTCCTTTTTCTGTTATTGCGGCCACCCTCTTCTTTTCCCTAGTAGCAAATTTTTGTGGGGAGGAAAGGGTCTGAAACAAGGTCTGTAAATTATATCCTTCTGTGTGCCACAGTCATTTTAAACTTGGACATTCTCTATAGTATAAAACGACagcacaaaaatgaaaagagggcaGGATTTGCTggagttgaagaaattgaaggggTGGGCAGATTGAGTGGCAAGGATATCTccattctgggttcaaatttaccATCTATGTGATTTCCACTTAATCTTCCTAAATCCTATTTTCCTCATACCTTAAATGAATTGGATGTTCTCCTAAAGCCCTTCCAGTTGTAGATTTATGCTACCAtgtacatttctttaaaaaaaaaaaaggaatattataaaatatcccTTGTATTCTCAAAGTTCTTCCTATTGCAGTCTCAGTCACCCTTAGGGCACCTTGGTAACTGCTAATCTAAACTCTATCCCACATCTTATCCTCATCATATACCATTTTGGAGTCTTTAGTCCTTGAATATTAAGAAGACAGACACAAGATTTAATCTTACTTTCCTTTGTCTACATCCATCCCAGTCAGAGACTGAAGAACTAAACAGAAacattcctcaaaaaaaaaaatcaaatcaaatccaaCCCAGGAAATGGTTCCTGTCATGCCTTGTCCCATCTACCCACTGCCATCTGACTGCCCTATTCCCCTACAGTTTACAGAGGGAATAATAAAGCTTATAGCTGCCTTTATTCCTATCTCTGTTCCCTCCTTCACTGTCAGGAAGTTGTGCTAATCCCACTTGCATACATTTCTGTGATAGTATCAGTCCCcttgattttctggttctgtccTAAAGTAACCTTCAGAGATTTATAATCCACCTGACTGTCCCAGAGTCTCAGTCTTCTCTAGGTTTCTAAATCCTCTAGCTTCTCTTTCCATTCTGGAGAGGTATGTATGTGTGAGAAAGGGGCAGATGTCAAAGTAAgatgttaaaataattattttaagacACACAAGCTgaacctccctttcttctttgctGAGGTGAAGGACCAAGGGGGTGGAACATGGAATATACTGTAAGACTTGACTGATACTTTCCTTACTGTTTGTGggattactttttttaaaatgttcttacaGGGAAGATTCTGAGGTGGGGgtgttaaaaatgaaagatatcaataaaaactacCCAAAAAGTGCAAGTTGAAAGTTGGACAAACCATGTGATTGTAGCCATTTCTGCACAAGATTAGATAGGGGTCATTTTAGAGAGGCAGTGAGGTGTAGATAAGAATTCTGGGCTTGGAATTAGATCTATCACTCTCCAATTCTTAGTACCTTCATGCCACTTGATCACAAGCACCAGAAAAGTCAGGCTGATACTTTACCTCACTGAGGAAGGATCCAAATGAGACCATATGCTTTGCAAAATTAAAATGAGACTATCAAAAGGATTTATGATACGGTTTTCTTTGGAATTTCTGGTGCGGAAACTATCCGTCAAAGCAGATTGAAACTTAACTCTGATTTAGTAGATGAGTTTTATGGAACACCTCTTTATGTGTTAAATGATTGATCCAAGGCTACATAGCTTAGATATCCATGTGAAGTGATATCTAGAACCAGGTGTTCCTGATCCCAAACCCAACATTTCATCCACTTTACCTCTTCTCTCGCTGCTGGATCATATTTCTGGAAGCTATCATAAGTTAATAAATTTAGAGTTCATAGGGATTTAAGACGTCATCATTTcaccaatgaggaaaaagaaattgagagaagtaaaataacttgcaccaagtcacacaggtagaacGCCCTCCTTCTGCTTTTCTCCACATGCCGCGGCCTCTTGAATTCAGCAAGAACTAATTTGAGGGGTAGTGAATAAAGGGAGGGCCCAATAGGGGGCTCCTGGGTTCCAGCACGCAGCGCAGAACTGCAAGTATAAGGTCCCGCGTAGGCGAAGCGAGGGGGAAGCCCAAGGGCGGAGCCAGAAGTAGGAGGCCCAGAATCATGCACGGGAGCCGGGCCACAGAGCAGAAGCTTCACACCTGGGGCCGCCGAGAGCTCTCTGAAAGGAAGACAGGTTAGGAGGCGGGGACACATGGAAGGGGGGATGTTCTCTATGCTAGTCTCTCCCTATCCCTCCAGGACTCCCCTGTGGGCGTGTCGTCAGCCAGCTCCCTCTGAGACACGCGTGGGTGGGCCCTACCTCGCAGAAGTGGGCTGCTGAGAGGGGAGGGGGCTGTCTTTGGCAGCCCCTCCCCCTTGGGGGCCACGTGGCGGGCGCTCGCCAGGCCACAGGGGGGAAGAACGCAGCCCCAAAAGGGACTGGGGGGGGCGGGGTGGCCCGGGCTGCGCCGCGAAGAAAAGCGGAGCCCCAAGCCCAGCAGAGAGGCGGCGGCGTCGTAGGAGTACAGGAGGAgaggagacagggagggaggCAGGCGCATGGGgcgccccggcccggccggcAGCGCGCCCCACCCTGCCCGGCCGTGCTAATCCTCTCCCTGTAACCGCCTCCTCCAACTCGGATCTCTCTACCCCAGGGCCATGCCTGTCATGAAGGGGTTGCTGGCCCCCCAAAACACCTTCTTGGACACGATCGCCACACGCTTCGACGGCACTCGTGAGTAGAGGTCGAGAGCTGCAGAGGCTGGGGAGAGAGAGCAAGGGACTGGGGTGACCCCCGGGTTGTTGGGTCGGAGAGTGCAACCTGTCCTTGTCTTGTCAGCCTGAGCGCTACGGAAACACAAGTGAAGGTGGGAATGGGAAGCCCAAGGACACTGGAGAGGAGTCGCATCCCGAGACCTAGGGAGAGAGAGGCTGAGGGCGGACGGGTCAGAGCTGGGCATTTAGAAAATGCATTGGGATGAGGCCTCTTGAAGAGACGGGACAAAGGCTGGGACTGTTGTGAGGACAAGCAGTGAGGGGAGCCAGAAACGTTTGAAGTTGGACCTCACTGTGGTTGCAAAGGGTCAGATGTTGCTAGGGGCGCGTTGGTGTGGGGAGGGGTCAGGGGAGGCTCGTTGTGCAGTAGAGGCGGAAAGGGGTTTTTCGAGGCCTAGGGACACCCCCTCCCCTAAATCTCGGTTTCCTAACCCCAGTCCCCAAAGACTGAGCTATGGGGATgggcatatgtgtgtgtgaatggaGGGTATGGAGGGACTAGGGAAGAGGGGACgggaagattaaaaagaaaggaagccaAAACCTCGTTTATGCTATGAGGACcccagtttttctcttttttcccgcccttcccccccccccgaagaAATAAAATTCCGGACTTCACTGGGACAGGAGCAATGCAAAAGGAGGTTGGAACCAAGGTCATGTGCACCCTACACAACAGACCAAAGAACCATAAACTGAGATTCTCTGCCTCACTGACTAAAGAGGGGATGGCTGCCCTCAGTAGTGGAGAAGAGAGCTCTCTTTTAACCCTACTCATTTCACTGTACCCGTCCGCATCCCACCTAGCGCTAGTTCTCAATTCAGGACCGTGGACAGCCACCCCAGAGCCCCTCCTACGTTTCCCCTTTTTCTTACAAAGGAGCTAAGCTGGCCCCTTCGGGTTGGccaagagagagaaggaggggaaggaaagtgGTACCCGAGGGCGGATGCGGAGTTGCTCGGGCCCTACCCCTCCCTTCATTCCCCTCCTCCCGCCTCCTGCGTTTCCATAGCACCTATCACCGTGGCAACCAGCCCTGCgatgaagggaggaggaagagcacGGGGCCCTGCTCCTATCCCCTCGCCTCCAGTGCCCCTTTCAACTACCATCCTCTCCCCTTTGTCCCCTCAAAGGACTctgagaagaggagaggggagcTTGAGTAGCAATTTATATTCTACTTCTACTTAGACTCTGATCCTGAGTCTGAGCTCAAGCTATGTtggcctctctctcctctcatcctGCTGAGAATAGTCTTCTGTGCTCTCCCTCTTCGCAGTCGGCCCCCATCTTGTTTTTATGGGGTTGGACaaaggggtggggagaaggtCTGGGGGGGGGGTCTTCAAACTTTGAGTATCAGGGACAGATTATAACTATCATTACCACTCCAAATCTCCAAGTCTCTGTAATATAGTGAAGAAGCACCTAGGTCAAAAGATCTAATAggttcatgtctgactcttccaaAAACaaatatgtgatcttgggcaaggcattCCTCTTCCTGGGTTtcaatttttctcatcaataaaatgaaatgggCTAGACTATAGGCTCTTCGGGGCTTTAACATTCTAGAATTCTAAAAAGAGGTGGATTCTAGTTCCTTTCCCATATTTTatattaactttgtgaccttaaacaaatcaCTCAACTTCCCTGGGgctcatttataaattgagaatAATCTTTTACCTGCCTCTAGATGAGCAATCAGAATAGATCCCCTCCCTCTCTACCATTGCTCCAGTTTCCCAGCCTGGGAATAATACCTGGGTCTCTAGTCATTAGACCAatatttagtttctttattttagaGTCTCTATGTCAAGTGTAAGGTTCAGAATTTGAAAATCTTGCTCTAAGCTTTTCCTGGGATAGAACTGGAGAGATTGTGGATTTAGTCATGGACCTAAGACTGAATCCCTGATCTGCTTGCTTCCTGTGCATCTTTAGGCAAGTTACTGAACCTACCTTggtatcatttcttataaaatagttgtgggaagtaaatagattaaaaaactgctaaggttccttccagctctaaatcttggAATCTGTGATCCTATGTCTGTAACTTCAGATCCATGCTCATCTTGAACTTAAGATATCCTTTCTCAAATCTTCCCTTCTCCAACGAAGCCCTACCCCTTACCCCCATTCTGAGGCTTTTTCTCCTCACAGACAGTAACTTCCTGCTGGCTAATGCTCAGGGTCCCAGGGGCTATCCCATCGTGTACTGTTCGGACGGCTTCTGCGACCTCACAGGCTTCTGCCGAACTGAGGTGATGCAGAAAACCTGCAGCTGTCGCTTCCTCTATGGCCCTGAGACCAGTGAGCCTGCCCTGCAGCGGCTCCACAAAGCTCTGGAAGGCCGGCAGGAGCACCGAGCTGAGCTTTGCTTCTACCGAAAGGATGGTGAGAACTCTTTGACTCCCCCAAGAGACTTAGGGGTGTCTCGTGGCTAAAGGGCCTAACAGATTTAGAAAGACCTATATCCAAATATTTCATCTGTCACCCATTAATTGTGTGAGGGTGGACAAGCACTTACTTAAGATTTctatgcctccatttcctcatctgcaaaatgggggtgataattaTATCTGGAGtttcacaagattgttgtaagattcaaataagataatatgcaAAAAGGGCTTTgccaattttaaaatgttatattaatatCTATTATTTGTTAACACACATTTTAAAAGTCAAGTCAATGAGCCAAAGAAACTACTTTCTAGCTGCCAAGCAATATTCTAcatgctggagatacaaatacaaacaaacaaacaaacaaacaaaaagacagtccctacccgaCAGGAactcaattttataattttatttttatttctaatctgtagaaaaaatatatttcctattctaatttttattacaaTCTATTATCCTCCAACCTCTTGTTGTCTAAAAACAAGCCCCTGTTTTATCTCCTTGGACTAAAGGAAAGGATTATTTGGGGAAAAGGGATGTCTTGGAGTAATCAGGGCTCTTTATCTATtatatctcttcctttctccccaggTTCAGCTTTCTGGTGTCTCCTGGATATGATGCCTATCAAGAATGAGATGGGAGATGTGgtgctatttctt from Macrotis lagotis isolate mMagLag1 chromosome 2, bilby.v1.9.chrom.fasta, whole genome shotgun sequence includes these protein-coding regions:
- the HCRT gene encoding hypocretin neuropeptide precursor codes for the protein MLLASTYSRASGTMDPTTPKAPWATVTLLLLLLVLPAMLPARATAQPMPNCCRQKTCSCRLYDLLHGAGNHAAGILTLGKRRAGLSGLQGRLQRLLQASGNHAAGILTVGRRAGASGEPLPGPSGAPGYSSCSRVSGTLSCIGHLCTDSPAAQNPVQSWQG